The Ananas comosus cultivar F153 linkage group 2, ASM154086v1, whole genome shotgun sequence genome contains a region encoding:
- the LOC109703530 gene encoding glucomannan 4-beta-mannosyltransferase 1-like encodes MEQVSDKSWHRLALWIAQIYDTVSSSSAATAVDITPGRVGELLWQLRSAVIVPLVRLSIAVCLIMSAIVLIEKLGMGIISLYAKVFRRRPHRVYKCDPIAADEEMGSCAHPMVLVQIPMYNEKEVYQLSIGAACNLVWPGDRIIVQVLDDSTDPTIKELVKAECTKWFNKGKNIKYETRSNRNGYKAGALKEGMKHSYVGDCEYIAMLDADFQPAPDFLLRTIPFLVHNTDIALVQARWQFVNASECLMTRMQEMSMDYHFKVEQESGSTSCAFFGYNGTAGVWRIHAINEAGGWKDRTTVEDMDLAVRAGLGGWKFLYIGNIKVKSELPSTFKAYRYQQHRWSCGPANLFRKMVWDIVKAEKVSIWKKFFVIYNFFLARRIISHFVTFSFYCVVIPFSVFFPEVQIPMWGVAYVPTAITLMNAVGTPRSFHLIIFWVLFENVMSLHRCKAVFIGLFEAGRVNEWVVTEKLGDMLKTKSKLDVAKKFHFKFKDRFHVLELVVGLYLMVCSCYDFFYRKDYYFIYFFPQSIAFLIMGFGYIGTIIPTNK; translated from the exons ATGGAGCAAG TGTCTGATAAGTCTTGGCATAGACTTGCGCTATGGATTGCGCAAATTTACGACACTGTGTCATCATCGTCAGCCGCCACTGCCGTCGACATTACTCCGGGCCGAGTTGGCGAGCTTCTGTGGCAGCTGCGGTCGGCCGTCATTGTGCCGCTGGTGAGGCTCTCCATTGCGGTGTGCTTGATCATGTCGGCGATAGTGCTCATTGAGAAGTTGGGCATGGGGATCATAAGCCTCTATGCGAAGGTGTTTCGCCGGCGCCCGCATCGAGTCTACAAGTGCGACCCCATCGCCGCCGACGAGGAGATGGGGTCTTGCGCTCACCCCATGGTCTTGGTCCAGATCCCCATGTACAACGAGAAGGAG GTGTACCAGCTGTCGATAGGAGCCGCGTGTAACTTGGTGTGGCCGGGGGATCGGATTATAGTACAAGTGCTCGATGATTCAACCGACCCGACCATAAAG GAACTCGTAAAAGCCGAGTGCACAAAATGGTTCAACAAGGGGAAGAACATAAAATACGAGACGCGGAGCAACAGGAACGGGTACAAAGCAGGCGCTCTCAAAGAAGGGATGAAGCATAGCTACGTCGGAGATTGCGAGTACATTGCCATGCTCGATGCCGATTTCCAACCCGCTCCCGATTTCCTTTTGCGGACCATCCCATTCCTTGTGCACAACACCGACATTGCGCTCGTTCAAGCTCGTTGGCAGTTTG TAAACGCAAGCGAGTGCTTGATGACAAGGATGCAAGAGATGTCAATGGACTACCACTTCAAGGTAGAGCAAGAATCAGGTTCCACCTCGTGCGCATTCTTCGGTTACAATG GTACGGCTGGAGTGTGGAGAATCCACGCCATAAATGAAGCTGGGGGTTGGAAAGATAGAACTACTGTTGAAGACATGGATTTAGCAGTCAGGGCTGGTCTTGGCGGTTGGAAATTTTTATACATCGGTAACATCAAG GTCAAAAGTGAATTACCAAGCACATTCAAAGCTTATCGTTATCAACAGCATCGTTGGTCATGTGGACCAGCAAATCTGTTCAGAAAGATGGTGTGGGATATTGTAAAGGCTGAG AAAGTGTCAATATGGAAGAAGTTCTTTGTGATCTACAACTTCTTCTTGGCTCGGAGGATTATATCGCACTTTGTCACCTTCTCTTTCTACTGTGTGGTGATAccattttcagttttttttccCGAAGTTCAAATTCCCATGTGGGGGGTGGCATATGTTCCAACAGCAATTACTCTTATGAATGCAGTTGGAACTCCAAG GTCATTTCATCTAATAATCTTCTGGGTCTTATTTGAGAACGTCATGTCCTTACATCGGTGCAAGGCTGTCTTTATTGGTCTATTTGAAGCAGGGAGAGTAAACGAGTGGGTCGTTACAGAGAAGTTGGGGGACATGCTAAAGACAAAATCCAAACTTGATGTTGCAAAGAAATTTCACTTCAAATTTAAGGACAG ATTCCATGTCCTGGAGCTTGTCGTTGGGTTATACCTGATGGTGTGTTCATGTTACGACTTTTTCTACCGCAAGGACTACTATTTCATCTACTTCTTTCCTCAATCCATAGCTTTCCTCATCATGGGTTTCGGCTATATTGGTACAATCATCCCTACCAACAAATAA